A DNA window from Enterobacter asburiae contains the following coding sequences:
- the budA gene encoding acetolactate decarboxylase, whose amino-acid sequence MMHSSACDCEASLCETLRGFSAQHPDSVIYQTSLMSALLSGVYEGETTIADLLAHGDFGLGTFNELDGEMIAFSSQVYQLRADGSARAAKPEQKTPFAVMTWFQPQYRKTFDAPVSRQQIHDVIDQQIPSDNLFCALRIDGNFRHAHTRTVPRQKPPYRAMTDVLDDQPVFRFNQREGVLVGFRTPQHMQGINVAGYHEHFITDDRQGGGHLLDYQLESGVLTFGEIHKLMIDLPADSAFLQANLHPSNLDAAIRSVEN is encoded by the coding sequence ATGATGCATTCATCTGCCTGCGACTGTGAGGCCAGCCTGTGCGAGACCCTGCGGGGGTTCTCCGCCCAGCATCCTGACAGCGTGATCTATCAGACATCGCTAATGAGCGCCCTGCTAAGCGGCGTGTACGAAGGAGAGACCACCATCGCCGATCTTCTGGCACACGGTGATTTTGGTCTGGGCACCTTCAACGAGCTGGACGGTGAAATGATTGCCTTCAGCAGCCAGGTGTACCAGCTGCGCGCCGACGGCAGCGCCCGGGCCGCGAAGCCGGAGCAGAAAACGCCGTTCGCGGTGATGACCTGGTTCCAGCCGCAGTACCGCAAAACCTTCGATGCACCGGTCAGCCGTCAGCAGATCCACGACGTTATCGACCAGCAGATCCCCTCCGACAACCTGTTCTGCGCGCTGCGCATTGACGGCAACTTCCGCCACGCCCATACCCGCACGGTACCGCGCCAGAAGCCGCCGTACCGCGCGATGACCGACGTGCTGGACGACCAGCCGGTGTTCCGCTTTAACCAGCGCGAAGGGGTGCTGGTCGGGTTCCGCACGCCGCAGCATATGCAGGGCATTAACGTGGCCGGCTATCACGAGCATTTCATCACCGACGACCGTCAGGGCGGGGGCCATCTGCTCGACTATCAGCTGGAGAGCGGCGTGCTCACCTTCGGTGAAATTCACAAGCTGATGATTGATCTGCCCGCCGACAGCGCGTTCTTACAGGCCAACCTTCACCCCAGCAATCTTGATGCAGCGATCCGTTCCGTCGAAAACTAA
- a CDS encoding (S)-acetoin forming diacetyl reductase produces MQKVALVTGSGQGIGKAIALRLVKDGFAVAIADYNVETARAVADEIIRNGGNAVAVKVDVSDREQVFAAVEKARTALGGFNVIVNNAGIAPSTPIESITPDIVDKVYNINVKGVIWGIQAAIDAFRKEGHGGKIINACSQAGHTGNPELAVYSSSKFAVRGLTQTAARDLAPLGITVNAYCPGIVKTPMWAEIDRQVSEAAGKPLGYGTETFAKRITLGRLSEPEDVAACVSYLAGPDSDYMTGQSLLIDGGMVFN; encoded by the coding sequence ATGCAAAAAGTTGCTCTCGTAACAGGCTCAGGCCAGGGGATTGGTAAAGCGATCGCGCTTCGCCTGGTGAAAGATGGCTTTGCCGTCGCCATCGCCGACTATAACGTTGAGACGGCAAGAGCCGTCGCCGATGAAATTATCCGTAACGGCGGTAACGCCGTCGCCGTGAAGGTCGATGTCTCTGACCGCGAACAGGTATTTGCGGCGGTGGAGAAAGCGCGCACCGCGCTGGGCGGCTTTAACGTGATCGTGAATAACGCCGGGATTGCGCCGTCTACCCCTATCGAATCCATCACGCCGGACATTGTCGACAAGGTTTACAACATTAACGTGAAAGGGGTGATCTGGGGGATCCAGGCCGCGATTGACGCCTTCCGCAAAGAGGGACACGGCGGCAAGATCATCAACGCCTGCTCCCAGGCGGGCCACACCGGCAACCCGGAACTGGCGGTCTACAGTTCCAGCAAGTTCGCGGTGCGGGGCTTAACCCAGACCGCCGCACGGGATCTCGCGCCGCTGGGGATCACCGTTAACGCCTACTGCCCGGGCATCGTCAAAACGCCGATGTGGGCGGAAATCGACCGTCAGGTCTCCGAGGCGGCGGGTAAACCGCTCGGCTACGGGACCGAAACCTTTGCCAAACGCATTACGCTTGGCCGCCTGTCCGAGCCGGAAGATGTCGCCGCCTGCGTCTCATACCTGGCAGGCCCGGATTCCGACTACATGACCGGTCAGTCGCTCTTAATCGATGGAGGGATGGTGTTCAACTAA
- a CDS encoding LysR family transcriptional regulator: protein MELRYLRYFVAVARERHFTRAAEALGISQPPLSQQIKRLEEEVGTPLFRRLTRGVELTEAGEAFYEDACKILALSDAALEKARGIARGLNGNLSIGITSSDAFHPKIFALIRQFQVQNMAVQVHQVEANMSSLTTMLAEGELDIAFVRLPCESSKAFELKILDREPMVVALHRDHPLAACDSLALEQLRDTPVVLFPQEVAPGLYERVHGCCERAGIDVQHALQSSQLSSSLSMVSAGGGFALVPKSMAAISPPNVTYHALSSPELYTDIALCWRRFERSRTVKRFLMMMSEG, encoded by the coding sequence ATGGAACTTCGTTATCTGCGGTATTTTGTCGCGGTTGCACGCGAGCGACACTTCACCAGGGCGGCCGAAGCGCTGGGTATTTCACAGCCTCCTCTGAGTCAGCAGATCAAACGGCTCGAAGAGGAAGTGGGCACGCCGCTGTTCAGACGCCTGACGCGGGGCGTGGAGTTGACCGAGGCGGGAGAAGCCTTCTACGAGGACGCCTGCAAAATTCTGGCGCTGAGCGATGCCGCGCTGGAAAAAGCCCGCGGCATCGCGCGCGGGCTGAACGGCAACCTGTCGATTGGCATCACCAGCTCCGACGCTTTTCATCCCAAAATTTTCGCGCTGATCCGCCAGTTTCAGGTGCAGAACATGGCGGTGCAGGTTCACCAGGTGGAAGCCAACATGTCGTCGCTGACGACAATGCTGGCGGAGGGTGAACTGGATATCGCCTTCGTGCGCCTGCCGTGCGAGAGCAGCAAGGCGTTCGAGTTAAAAATCCTCGACCGGGAGCCGATGGTGGTGGCGCTGCATCGCGATCATCCGCTGGCGGCGTGCGATTCGCTGGCGTTAGAGCAGCTTCGGGATACGCCGGTGGTGCTGTTCCCGCAGGAGGTCGCGCCGGGGCTGTACGAACGGGTTCACGGCTGCTGCGAGCGGGCCGGAATTGACGTGCAGCACGCGCTGCAGTCGTCGCAGCTTTCCTCCTCCCTGAGCATGGTTTCCGCGGGCGGCGGGTTCGCGCTGGTGCCGAAATCCATGGCGGCCATTTCACCACCGAATGTCACCTATCACGCGCTGAGCTCGCCGGAGCTTTATACCGATATCGCGCTCTGCTGGCGGCGCTTTGAACGCTCGCGGACGGTGAAGCGGTTTTTGATGATGATGAGCGAGGGGTGA
- a CDS encoding ABC transporter ATP-binding protein → MALVEVKDLQVRFGEKTAVSAASFVIEKGETFSLIGESGCGKSTILRVLAGLQREWNGRISILGDALRPGRRFEGELRRNVQMVFQDPWASLHPNHTVARTLSVPLNIHGETRIAEKVADALLQVGLSADAGKRYPHQLSGGQRQRVAIARALLLRPQLLLLDEPTSALDMSVQAEILNLLNRLKAEHGMTYLLVSHDADVIAHMSDRAAFMAHGEIQRVFDREAMLRGEHRMG, encoded by the coding sequence ATGGCGCTCGTTGAGGTTAAGGATCTCCAGGTGAGATTCGGAGAGAAAACGGCGGTGTCCGCCGCCAGCTTTGTCATCGAGAAAGGTGAAACCTTCAGCCTGATCGGCGAATCCGGCTGCGGGAAATCGACTATTCTGCGCGTGCTGGCGGGGCTGCAGCGCGAGTGGAACGGCCGCATTTCGATCCTGGGAGACGCGCTACGGCCAGGACGGCGTTTTGAAGGCGAGCTTCGCCGCAACGTGCAGATGGTGTTTCAGGATCCGTGGGCGTCTCTGCACCCGAACCACACCGTTGCGCGCACCCTGTCGGTGCCGTTAAACATCCACGGCGAAACGCGGATTGCCGAAAAGGTGGCGGATGCGCTGCTGCAGGTGGGGCTTTCCGCCGACGCGGGCAAGCGTTATCCGCACCAGCTTTCCGGCGGGCAGCGTCAGCGCGTGGCCATAGCCCGCGCGCTGCTGCTGCGCCCGCAGCTTCTGCTGCTGGACGAGCCGACTTCGGCGCTGGATATGTCGGTGCAGGCGGAAATTCTGAACCTGCTCAACCGCCTGAAGGCCGAGCACGGTATGACCTACCTGCTGGTGAGCCACGATGCGGACGTGATTGCCCATATGTCCGACCGGGCGGCATTTATGGCGCACGGGGAGATCCAGAGGGTGTTTGACCGTGAGGCGATGTTACGGGGCGAGCACAGGATGGGGTAA
- a CDS encoding ABC transporter substrate-binding protein: protein MTKKLLPLLVLAALSGAVHATTPPTTLVVAQGLDDIVSLDPAEANELSSIQTVPSLYQRLVQPDRDNPEKITPILAESWEADAAAKTLTIKLKPDAKFASGNPLRPEDVIFSYTRAVTLNKSPAFILNVLGWDASNIASQLKKVDDHTLQLHWTADVSPSVALNILSTPIASIVDEKQVAANVKDNDFGNAWLKMHSAGSGAFKMRVYQPHQAIVLEANESAPGGAPKLKSIIIKNVPDPASRRLLIQQGDADVARDLGADQISALDGKPGVKVLSIPSAEQNYLVFNTGNSANPLLNNPAFWEASRWLVDYEGITKNLLKGQYFVHQSFLPVGLPGALEDNPFKFDPAKAKAILAKAGIKDAHFTLDVENKPPFITIAQSMQASFAQGGVKVDLLPAAGSQVYARVRAKQHQAAIRLWIPDYFDAHSNASAFAWNDGKSSTVAGLNGWKIPELNKATLAAVAEPDPAKRLDLYKKMQEQLQQNSPYVFVDQGKTQIVVRDNVKGYQQGLNADMVWYDRVTK, encoded by the coding sequence ATGACGAAAAAACTGTTGCCGTTACTGGTGCTGGCTGCGCTCTCAGGCGCTGTCCACGCCACTACACCGCCCACCACGCTGGTTGTTGCCCAGGGGCTGGATGACATCGTGAGCCTCGACCCGGCCGAAGCCAACGAGCTTTCCAGCATCCAGACCGTGCCGAGCCTGTATCAGCGTCTGGTACAGCCGGACCGCGATAACCCGGAAAAAATCACCCCGATTCTGGCAGAAAGCTGGGAAGCGGACGCGGCAGCAAAAACCCTGACGATTAAGCTTAAGCCCGATGCCAAATTCGCCTCCGGCAACCCGCTGCGCCCGGAAGACGTGATTTTCTCGTACACCCGCGCCGTGACGCTGAACAAATCCCCGGCCTTTATCCTCAACGTGCTGGGCTGGGACGCGAGCAACATCGCCAGCCAGCTGAAAAAGGTGGACGACCATACCCTCCAGCTTCACTGGACGGCGGACGTTAGCCCGTCGGTGGCGCTGAATATTCTCTCAACGCCGATTGCCTCCATCGTCGATGAAAAGCAGGTTGCGGCGAACGTGAAGGATAACGACTTCGGTAACGCCTGGCTGAAAATGCACTCGGCGGGCAGCGGCGCGTTCAAAATGCGCGTCTATCAGCCGCATCAGGCTATCGTGCTGGAAGCTAACGAATCGGCGCCCGGCGGCGCGCCGAAGCTCAAAAGCATCATCATTAAAAACGTCCCCGATCCGGCCTCACGCCGCCTGCTGATCCAGCAGGGTGATGCGGACGTGGCGCGCGATCTCGGTGCAGATCAGATAAGCGCCCTGGACGGCAAGCCGGGCGTGAAGGTACTGAGCATTCCGTCCGCCGAGCAAAATTACCTGGTGTTTAACACCGGCAACAGCGCCAACCCGCTGCTGAACAACCCGGCGTTCTGGGAAGCCTCGCGCTGGCTGGTCGATTATGAAGGCATCACCAAAAATCTGCTGAAAGGCCAGTACTTTGTTCATCAGAGCTTCCTGCCGGTCGGCCTGCCGGGCGCGCTGGAAGACAACCCGTTTAAATTTGACCCGGCAAAAGCGAAAGCCATTCTCGCCAAAGCGGGCATTAAAGACGCGCACTTCACGCTGGACGTGGAGAACAAGCCGCCGTTTATCACCATCGCCCAGTCGATGCAGGCGAGCTTTGCCCAAGGTGGCGTGAAGGTCGATCTGCTGCCTGCCGCCGGGAGCCAGGTCTATGCCCGCGTGCGCGCAAAGCAGCATCAGGCGGCGATTCGTCTGTGGATCCCGGACTACTTCGACGCGCACTCTAACGCCAGCGCCTTCGCGTGGAACGACGGTAAATCCAGCACCGTGGCCGGGCTGAACGGCTGGAAAATCCCGGAGCTGAATAAAGCCACGCTGGCGGCGGTAGCCGAGCCGGATCCGGCGAAGCGTCTTGATCTCTACAAAAAGATGCAGGAACAGCTGCAGCAGAATTCGCCGTACGTGTTCGTCGATCAGGGTAAAACCCAGATCGTGGTGCGCGATAACGTGAAGGGGTATCAGCAGGGGCTGAACGCGGATATGGTCTGGTACGATCGCGTCACGAAGTAG
- the gstA gene encoding glutathione transferase GstA yields the protein MKLYYAPGTCSLSPHIVLRELAIEFELVKVDNRSKLTADGRDFLTINPKGYVAALELDDGKILTEGPAILQYLADLKPESGLAPRADGWERVRLQEWLNFITSEIHAGSAPLFNRALPEEAKSIFREKLFRRFDFLQETLSASAYLTGASFSVADAYLFTVLGWCTFFSIELNDWPALLAYREKISARPAVQAALRAEAKV from the coding sequence ATGAAACTCTATTACGCCCCGGGCACCTGTTCACTCTCACCCCATATCGTGCTTCGCGAACTGGCGATTGAGTTTGAACTGGTTAAAGTGGACAACAGGAGCAAGCTTACCGCTGACGGGCGCGACTTCCTGACCATCAACCCCAAAGGTTATGTCGCTGCGCTTGAACTGGATGACGGGAAAATCCTGACCGAGGGGCCAGCCATTTTGCAGTACCTGGCAGACCTCAAGCCAGAAAGTGGGCTGGCACCGCGAGCAGACGGCTGGGAGCGGGTGCGGCTTCAGGAATGGCTAAACTTTATCACCAGCGAAATACACGCGGGATCGGCACCTCTTTTTAATCGTGCGCTGCCCGAAGAGGCCAAATCGATTTTTCGTGAGAAGCTGTTCAGGCGGTTCGATTTTCTTCAGGAAACGCTCTCCGCAAGCGCTTATCTGACGGGAGCGTCTTTCAGCGTGGCAGATGCCTATCTTTTCACCGTGCTGGGATGGTGCACGTTCTTCTCAATTGAACTCAACGACTGGCCCGCGCTACTGGCGTACAGGGAAAAAATCAGTGCCCGGCCCGCGGTGCAGGCCGCATTACGTGCGGAGGCGAAAGTCTAG
- a CDS encoding ABC transporter permease, producing MPFYLFLRRLRRSPAAFCGLAAIALLVAIALFAPWLAPLDPNWQDAAARLQAPNTQHWLGTDSYGRDLLSRLIYGTRPALGLVALVTVITLPAGLLVGILSGYYGGWLERILMRFIDVVMSMPRLILAFAFVAMLGPGLVNGALALALTTWPAYARQARSEIQRLRHSDYLAAAEMMGIRGPRLLVGHILPLCLPSAIVRLALDLAGIILAAAGLGFLGLGARPPMAEWGAMIADGMQVIFDQWWIAAIPGGAILFASLAFNLLGDGLRDVLEPQHD from the coding sequence ATGCCGTTTTATCTTTTCTTACGCCGCCTGCGCCGCTCCCCTGCCGCGTTTTGCGGGCTGGCTGCCATCGCGCTGCTGGTAGCTATCGCCCTGTTCGCGCCGTGGCTCGCGCCGCTTGACCCGAACTGGCAGGACGCCGCCGCGCGCCTGCAGGCACCGAATACTCAACACTGGCTGGGCACCGACAGCTACGGGCGGGACCTGCTTTCGCGCCTGATTTACGGCACCCGTCCGGCGCTCGGGCTGGTGGCATTAGTTACCGTAATCACCCTGCCCGCCGGGCTGCTGGTGGGGATTTTGTCCGGCTACTACGGCGGCTGGCTGGAGCGCATCCTGATGCGTTTTATCGACGTGGTAATGTCGATGCCGCGCCTGATCCTCGCCTTCGCGTTTGTGGCGATGCTTGGCCCGGGGCTGGTCAACGGCGCGCTGGCGCTGGCCTTAACCACCTGGCCGGCCTACGCGCGTCAGGCGCGGAGTGAAATTCAGCGCCTGCGCCACAGCGATTATCTGGCCGCCGCCGAGATGATGGGCATTCGCGGCCCGCGCCTGCTGGTCGGCCATATTCTGCCCCTGTGCCTGCCGTCCGCGATTGTGCGGCTGGCGCTGGATCTGGCGGGGATTATTCTGGCAGCCGCCGGTCTGGGCTTCCTCGGCCTTGGCGCGCGTCCGCCGATGGCCGAATGGGGCGCGATGATCGCCGACGGCATGCAGGTGATTTTCGACCAGTGGTGGATTGCCGCCATTCCGGGCGGCGCGATTCTGTTTGCCAGCCTCGCCTTTAACCTGCTGGGCGACGGCCTGCGCGACGTACTGGAGCCACAGCATGACTGA
- a CDS encoding cold-shock protein — protein MNGTITTWFKDKGFGFIKDENGDNRYFHVIKVANPDLIKKDAAVTFEPTTNNKGLSAYAVKVIPESKHLFIAGERVKLSSIKSFVVFNEEEPADTKIDKENAVLSVGLLMNSIKPKSEKKPGEMRTVKKLAITTFQNTTLIFTEDEIDIDATVKLLK, from the coding sequence ATGAACGGTACAATCACAACGTGGTTTAAAGATAAAGGCTTTGGATTTATCAAAGATGAAAACGGCGACAACCGCTATTTTCATGTGATTAAGGTCGCGAACCCCGATCTGATTAAGAAAGATGCCGCGGTGACCTTTGAGCCAACCACCAACAACAAAGGCCTTTCCGCCTACGCGGTGAAGGTGATCCCCGAAAGCAAACATCTCTTTATTGCCGGCGAGCGCGTGAAGCTCTCCTCCATCAAATCCTTCGTGGTGTTTAACGAAGAAGAGCCGGCTGATACCAAAATCGACAAAGAGAACGCGGTGCTGTCGGTGGGGCTGCTGATGAACAGCATCAAGCCGAAATCCGAGAAAAAGCCGGGCGAAATGCGCACGGTGAAGAAGCTGGCGATCACCACCTTCCAGAACACGACGCTGATCTTCACCGAAGATGAGATCGACATCGACGCCACGGTGAAGCTGCTGAAGTGA
- a CDS encoding ABC transporter permease, protein MPHLSTRVLQGLLTLLLTLLGLLLVTFALSAFSPVDRVLQIVGDHASQSTYDQVRHQLGLDRPLPVQFWHYLQNLAHGDLGTASATGQPVLQDLLHAFPATLELATLALIIGAVLGVIAGVLCARYAGSPLDLAIRTLTLLGNSVPIFWLGLLMLALFYAKLQWSAGPGRLDDIWQFTVEPRTGFALVDTWLSGDREAFRNALSHLVLPVLLLAYYSLASITRLTRSACLSEMNKEYILLARAKGAGEMTILLRHVLPNIRGTLLTVIALAYTSMLEGAVLTETVFSWPGIGRYLTTALFAGDTTAVMGGTLLIGVCFVLINNLTDLLVRATDPRVR, encoded by the coding sequence ATGCCACATCTTTCCACCCGCGTGCTTCAGGGTCTGCTGACCCTGCTGCTCACGCTCCTCGGGCTGCTGCTCGTCACGTTTGCGCTCTCGGCGTTTTCACCGGTCGATCGCGTGCTGCAGATCGTGGGCGATCACGCCAGCCAGTCAACCTACGATCAGGTTCGCCATCAGCTTGGGCTGGATCGGCCTCTGCCCGTGCAGTTCTGGCACTACCTGCAAAACCTTGCCCACGGTGATTTAGGCACCGCCAGCGCCACCGGGCAGCCGGTGCTGCAGGATCTGCTGCACGCGTTCCCCGCCACGCTGGAGCTGGCCACGCTGGCGTTAATCATCGGCGCCGTGCTCGGCGTGATTGCCGGGGTGCTGTGCGCCCGCTACGCCGGTTCGCCGCTCGATCTCGCCATCAGAACGCTCACCCTGCTCGGCAACTCGGTACCGATTTTCTGGCTCGGCCTGCTGATGCTGGCCCTGTTCTACGCGAAGCTGCAGTGGAGCGCGGGTCCCGGCAGGCTGGATGATATCTGGCAGTTCACCGTCGAGCCGCGTACCGGCTTTGCGCTGGTGGATACCTGGCTTTCCGGCGATCGCGAGGCGTTCCGCAACGCCCTCAGCCACCTGGTGCTGCCGGTGCTGCTGCTGGCCTATTACTCGCTGGCGAGCATCACGCGCCTGACGCGTTCCGCCTGCCTGAGCGAAATGAACAAAGAGTACATCCTGCTTGCCCGCGCCAAGGGCGCCGGGGAGATGACCATCCTGCTGCGCCACGTGCTGCCGAACATTCGCGGCACCCTGCTGACGGTGATCGCCCTCGCCTACACCAGCATGCTGGAAGGCGCGGTACTGACCGAAACCGTCTTCTCCTGGCCGGGGATCGGGCGCTACCTCACCACCGCTCTGTTCGCCGGAGACACCACCGCCGTCATGGGCGGCACGCTGCTGATTGGCGTCTGCTTTGTACTGATCAATAACCTTACCGACCTGCTCGTGCGGGCGACCGATCCCAGGGTGCGCTGA
- a CDS encoding ABC transporter ATP-binding protein, producing the protein MTEQRVIVDTLNIDYPAARVVNNLSFTLGNERLALVGESGSGKSMSARALMGLVRKPGIVSANRLNVLGNDLLTLSTRRWQALRGNGIAMVLQDPRYALNPAKNVAAQLDEALTLHQRLPRAERLARIHDIIRAVGLNEHVLQRYPGELSGGMGQRVMIAIALLNNPQVLIADEPTSALDARLRNQILELLVQQSEERQMAMLLISHDLPLVAEHCDRVLVMYQGEKVDEMAASRLPQATHPYTRTLWTCRPNAETFGQMLPTLDRTQSWKEADNGAR; encoded by the coding sequence ATGACTGAACAACGCGTCATCGTCGATACGCTGAACATCGACTACCCCGCCGCGCGCGTGGTCAATAACCTGAGCTTCACGCTGGGCAACGAGCGGCTGGCGCTGGTGGGGGAATCCGGCTCGGGCAAATCAATGTCCGCCCGCGCCCTGATGGGGCTGGTGCGTAAGCCCGGCATCGTGAGCGCGAACCGGCTTAACGTGCTAGGCAACGACCTGCTGACCCTGAGCACCCGCCGCTGGCAGGCGCTGCGCGGCAACGGGATTGCGATGGTCCTGCAGGACCCGCGCTACGCGCTGAATCCGGCGAAAAACGTCGCCGCTCAGCTCGATGAAGCGCTGACCCTGCACCAGCGCCTGCCCCGCGCCGAGCGCCTGGCGCGCATTCACGACATCATCCGCGCCGTCGGTCTCAACGAACACGTCCTCCAGCGCTACCCCGGCGAGCTCTCCGGGGGCATGGGCCAGCGGGTGATGATCGCCATTGCGCTGCTCAACAACCCGCAGGTGCTGATTGCCGACGAACCCACCTCCGCGCTGGACGCCCGCCTGCGCAACCAGATCCTCGAACTGCTGGTGCAGCAGAGCGAAGAACGCCAGATGGCGATGCTGTTAATCAGCCACGATCTGCCGCTGGTGGCGGAGCACTGTGACCGCGTGCTGGTGATGTATCAGGGCGAGAAGGTCGATGAGATGGCGGCAAGCCGACTTCCGCAGGCGACGCATCCGTACACCCGCACCCTATGGACCTGCCGACCCAATGCGGAAACGTTCGGCCAGATGCTGCCGACGCTGGACCGCACGCAGTCGTGGAAGGAGGCCGATAATGGCGCTCGTTGA
- the alsS gene encoding acetolactate synthase AlsS → MNSEKQSRQWAHGADMVVGQLEAQGVKQVFGIPGAKIDKVFDSLLDSSIEIIPVRHEANAAFMAAAVGRLTGKAGVALVTSGPGCSNLITGIATANSEGDPVVALGGAVKRADKAKLVHQSMDTVAMFSPVTKYAVEVSSPDAIAEVVSNAFRAAEHGRPGGAFVSLPQDIVDQPATGAILPASGPALMGPAPESAINDVAKLIENAKNPVILLGLMASQPANSAALRKLLEKSRIPVTSTYQAAGAVNQEHFTRFAGRVGLFNNQAGDRLLHLADLIICIGYSPVEYEPSMWNSGDATLVHIDVLPAYEERNYVPDLELVGDIAETLNLLANRIDRKLELSQRASEILVDRQHQRDLLDRRGASLNQFALHPLRIVRAMQDIVNNDVTLTVDMGSFHIWIARYLYSFRARQVMISNGQQTMGVALPWAIGAWLVNPGRKVVSVSGDGGFLQSSMELETAVRLNANVLHIIWVDNAYNMVAIQEEKKYQRLSGVEFGPVDFKAYADAFGAKGFAVESAEALEPTLRAAMDVDGPAVVAIPVDYSDNPLLMGQLHLSQIL, encoded by the coding sequence GTGAACAGTGAGAAACAGTCACGTCAGTGGGCGCACGGCGCCGATATGGTTGTCGGCCAGCTGGAAGCGCAGGGCGTGAAGCAGGTGTTCGGGATCCCGGGTGCGAAAATCGACAAGGTCTTTGACTCCCTGCTGGACTCCTCCATCGAGATCATCCCGGTACGCCACGAGGCCAACGCGGCGTTTATGGCGGCGGCGGTCGGGCGGCTGACCGGCAAGGCCGGGGTGGCGCTGGTCACCTCCGGGCCGGGCTGTTCTAACCTGATCACCGGCATCGCCACCGCCAACAGCGAAGGCGACCCGGTGGTGGCGTTGGGCGGGGCGGTGAAGCGGGCGGATAAAGCCAAGCTGGTGCACCAGAGTATGGACACCGTCGCCATGTTCAGCCCTGTCACTAAATACGCCGTGGAGGTCAGTTCGCCGGACGCGATTGCCGAGGTGGTATCGAACGCGTTTCGCGCCGCCGAGCACGGCAGGCCGGGGGGCGCGTTCGTCAGCCTGCCGCAGGATATCGTCGACCAGCCCGCCACGGGGGCAATTTTACCCGCCAGCGGCCCGGCGCTGATGGGCCCGGCACCGGAGTCAGCGATTAACGACGTGGCGAAGCTTATCGAAAACGCCAAAAACCCGGTCATTTTACTCGGCCTGATGGCCAGCCAGCCCGCGAACAGCGCCGCGCTGCGCAAGCTGCTGGAGAAAAGCCGCATTCCGGTCACCAGCACCTATCAGGCCGCCGGGGCGGTAAACCAGGAGCACTTCACCCGCTTTGCCGGACGCGTCGGCCTGTTCAATAACCAGGCGGGCGACCGGCTGCTGCATCTGGCGGACCTGATTATCTGCATCGGCTACAGCCCGGTGGAGTACGAGCCGTCCATGTGGAACAGCGGTGACGCGACGCTGGTGCACATCGACGTGCTGCCCGCCTATGAAGAGCGTAACTACGTCCCGGATCTGGAGCTGGTGGGGGACATCGCCGAAACGCTGAACCTGCTTGCTAACCGGATCGACCGTAAGCTCGAGCTGAGCCAACGGGCCTCCGAAATTCTGGTCGATCGCCAGCATCAGCGCGATCTGCTCGACCGCCGCGGCGCCTCGCTCAACCAGTTTGCCCTGCACCCGCTGCGCATCGTTCGCGCCATGCAGGACATCGTGAATAACGACGTGACGCTCACCGTGGACATGGGCAGCTTCCACATCTGGATCGCCCGCTACCTCTACAGCTTCCGGGCGCGTCAGGTGATGATCTCCAACGGTCAGCAGACCATGGGCGTTGCCCTGCCGTGGGCGATTGGCGCGTGGCTGGTGAACCCGGGCCGCAAGGTGGTTTCAGTCTCCGGCGACGGCGGCTTCCTGCAGTCGAGCATGGAGCTGGAAACCGCGGTGCGCCTCAACGCCAACGTGCTGCATATCATCTGGGTGGATAACGCCTACAACATGGTGGCGATTCAGGAAGAGAAAAAATACCAGCGCCTTTCCGGCGTCGAGTTCGGCCCGGTCGATTTCAAAGCGTATGCCGACGCCTTCGGTGCGAAAGGCTTTGCCGTGGAGAGCGCCGAGGCGCTTGAGCCGACGCTGCGTGCGGCGATGGATGTGGATGGCCCGGCCGTGGTGGCCATTCCCGTCGACTACAGCGATAACCCGCTGCTGATGGGTCAGCTCCATCTCAGCCAGATTTTGTGA